CTTGGAAATACATCATATGTGGATAGAGGCTTTCGCAAATACACTGAagatttatacatatattaagtAGATAAGTCCTTCTTTAGGAAAAGTGCACTACACATGCACTTAAGAACGCCTGTATGACACAATTAGCTAGGATCTACCATTTGCTGGCGCCCTTCTCAAGTAAACCACGGAATACAGAGCcctccagctgctgcagctcccTGGGATTGCCATCCTCTACGATGCGTCCTTGGTCCAGCACAATTAAgcggtcataatccagaataGTTGTCAGACGATGCTgcgaataaataataataatggtcaTATCACAGCTGCCCTCAAGTGCCGCGATTATACATGTGTAAATGGACTCACGGCAATGGTGATGATGGTGCGACCCCGGAAGGCCAGATCCGCCGCCTTGAGCAGTGCACTCTCCGTGCTGCTGTCCAGGACACTTGTTGCCTCGTCCAGGACGAGACACACGGATCCCCGCAAGATGGCACGTGCCAGGCACAACAACTGTCGATGGCCGGCACTCAGGTTTAGCCCTCCATCACATATCACCGTGTCTGCAGGATAAAATAAAGTTCATTAAGTTCAAGTTATTGTATCGAAAACTATAGAGTAAGTTTGTATCTAGATCAAGAACTTAACATCTAATATGCATTAATGTACTGTCTGCATTAgcaacaaaatgaaataagaTACTTTTTCGCTTTCATGACTCTAGACAAATGCAAAAGCCAAGGACAGCAAAAGCCACTTGAAGTCGCAATTGTTTGTACTaaactgcaaataaaaaaaggggACTCACCCAAACCGAGTGGAAGGTGGCCGTTGACAAACTCCTTCAGCTGCGCCAATTCGAGGCAATTCCACAATTGCAGGTCCTGGAAGTAACCGTGTGGATCGAGATTTTCACGTATGGTCGCGTTGAACAAATGCACATCCTGCGGAATTATCGACAGTCTGGTTCGCAGCTCGTCTGGTCGGATGCGCTGAATGTCCACGTCATCGATGTAGATGTGGCCCCTGGTCGTTTGGAGGACTCCGAAGAGGGACAGACCCAAGGATGATTTACCACTGCCAGTGCGACCACAGATGCCAATCTGTAAACGAATTGCGAGGGAATTGAACAAAGTTGCATTCTAACTAGTGTCGAATGTGTGTGGAATCAGTGGCATCCTTTCATATTTAACACAATCAACTTGATAAtattttttgctattttacaAACTTTTGAGCCAGATGCGTGTGCCCTTCTTTGTCATCAATCAACATTTCAGTTTAGAACAATTAAAACCTATTAAATGCAATGACTGATTCTTTGTTCCAGTTTTGTGATTTATTATctcatcatttttttttttttttttttcaatatatattGCGAGCACAAATGGACTGCAAAAACAGGGTTTCACCCCTTCTTGTTTTTCCATTGATGATTCAATTTTAAACTTCAATCAATATGGCTGACATCTGTTTTACTGATTTTGCCATCTAACCAAAGTCAGCGAGTTAGCAGGGTCCTTACtcttccttttttattttttgtacaaatcaataaaaatgttatatggATGGCTTTTCGATTTACTCACCCGTTGGCCGGCGGGTATTTTCAGTGTTAGATTGCTGATGACATTTTGTTTCTGGCCCTCGTATCGCAGACTAACATTATCGAAATGTATATCACCTCTTTGTGGCCACGAAATTGGCACACTTTGATCTGTAAATGTTGCAAAAAGTtgagttttaaattaaaatgtgaacCGAATGTAATAATTGGAATCATTGAGCTTGTGTTTCGGCTGCTTGGGTAATTACCCAAACTTATATTGTAATCAAATAACCCAAGGACATGCACACAAAAGTTTgttcaaaatattttcgaattcCAGTGATGCGTTGCAAATGCCCACGAGAGTGATGCAAACTGGCCCAAGAACTTACAGCGTTCCAGCTTCCTGGCCGGCTCATTTGGCAGGACGACCTTCTTGTCCTTGTCGTCCTGCTGCGGTGGCAGTTGCTTATCTTTAATCACCGACGTCTTTGTCGTCGCCTGCTCCACCTTGTCGCCAGCTGTCGCCGGTGGGTGGTGGAAGTTTAAGTGATTGCCGTCGCCGGTTACATTGCCTGCATTTAATTTATCAGCGTTTGCCTCAGCCCCATTTTCATGTCCTTGCCGGTATCCACAGTCCCCACCTCCACCACGTGCTCCTCCAATTCGTTGCTGGTCTCCATCTTCATCAACATCACCGGCAGCTGTCGTTGCGCCTGGGTAAACTTTGTCACCAGCATCCGACTGGGACGACCTATCGACTTCGGCGCTCACATCTTCATTGGACGACGGCTCGTGATCCAagtccgcatccacatccgcatcagCATCCGCATCAGCATCCGCATCAGCGTCCTGTCCCTGGGCATAGTGGGCGATGCGTTCCACGGAGCCCGCATACATCTCCATATCAGCCAAAAGTTTTACAACCCAATTAAGGTAAATCGGCACCAACAACGTGTAGTTTATGGCCAGACCCACCAGCGATGGCGATGGTCTCAACTCCGACGGGCTCTTAGTGACAGCATAAGTTTCgaatggggatggggatgcggatgcggatggggATGTGGTTGCCTCATAGTGCCTCCTGCAACTGACGCTCGCCGCTGTCAATGCCGTCACGGTGGCCACAAAAACAATGCATCCACCCAAATAGTCCTGCAGGAGaagaaaaaacattaaaacaaGCGACTGTGCGGAGTGATTAAGGAGTTGGCCTGGTGACCGCTCCACCATCGCTGGAGAAGATGGTTGAGGTCTGGTTGCGCACTGACTGAATAACATAGCTGACAGTAATTAAGATattattgaaaaattaaaagtttaagaaAAGCAGCGTTTCAACTTCTGATTATTTTCAAGCAACAAGAATACTTGAAGGAACATATCTTTAAGTCGTCTTTTAAACATagattttgatttaaattttttgtacTAACCAGAGATACTCCAAGCCATCGATGACTGGTGTTGAGCAATGCATAGGCGATTGTGTTCGCCTCGAGTCGTTTGAAAAGGATTTCGGTGAATCTAGTCTGTTGGTTAAAGGCTCGAATCGTGGTCACTCCTTGAATCGTCTCCGATAGATGGGATATGACCGGGGAGTTAGTTGCGTTTTCAATACGCTGCAGTTCtctaaaaattgaaaatatcaaaaagtAGAAATATGTGCAAAACTAAAGCAGGTATGTATATACTGCTCACCTGGCTGAGCACCTGTAGAACTTTTGAATGAGGTAATATGCTCCACAGATGGGCAGGGTGAGTACCAAAATCCAGGGTGTGATGGTGACATTTATGAGAATGGCCGAAAGGCAGAGCAAAGTGAACTGCAGCAGGCGTTGTCCTGTGGCGGCAATTTTCTGAGGACATAATACAATATggttatgaattatttaagATACAGGCCACTTGCACACATAGCTCATGGTTtcagaaaaaaagaaaaatcttgTCGATTGCTGCAACTATTAGAAACTCTTTATTCAACTACGATTATACGGACAGATAAACGGACAAACAAAAGgtacggacaaacggacatggCTAAattgagtatatatatatagtttatattttaaatatttcaaagcaTCTATTTAATCCATATACTCTGCCGGGTAACGAGTATATTTATGGCGAAATAAATCCGTGCTTATCCACAGCAACAATCTCAATCAAACTGGCGAGCCATCTATCCACTGTGTCGTGCCCCAACAAATGGGGTTATTGGTAGCATTTGATGGCTAAAACAACGGCTggataacaaaaaaataacaaatctCACCTTATCAATGACGGCCATATCGTTGCTGAAACGATTCACAATACGACCGAGCGGGGTCACTTGGAAAAAGTGCAGTGTTTTATGCAAAATCGTTTGCAGCAGCTTATCGTGCAAATTACGACGGGCATTACAGCCGGCATATTGTCCGGCCGGTGTTGATACCAGTGCCATTATTATACAAACACACGAAATGGCGGCGTACATGCGAAAATAGTACGTGACTTCGTGGTCCTGCTCCGATGGATGGAGCACCACGTGGCCCTTGGACGCGACTCTGCCATGGACATTGCTCCACTGCTGCAGCCAAATGTCCGTGTAGACACGCAAACACTGCCAAATTAGTGCGGTGATAAAAAAGATGGTGATTATGGGCAAACCGGCGGCTCGTATGTACATTAGATATATGTCGTCCGATATTTTCCCATATTTGCGTTCCGTATCAATTGCCAACCTGGCCAGCGGCATCGATTCTCGGCCGGATTCACCTGCCACCTCGGCCAGCACGTGTCTCTCATTGTGCTGCTCCTGGTCGGCCGGGGATGATGTCACGTTTGCCCTCAATTCTTTGTCCGATGCTGAATAGCAATTGTCATCGCAATTTATTGTGGTTTCCTTCGAGTCAATATTTACGCCTGATTTTTGTAAGAAAAAGAGAGAAGTAGAGTTTTGCACAGGATCAGAGGATGTGTTTGGTAGAATAAAAGAAGCTTTCCTGCTTGTCTTGTATAATATTTGTGATAATTATGTACATACTATAGCTTTTTCTAGAAAGAGTCCTAACTCTTACAATACTCCTAGACTTGATCGAAAGTAATATAAAACTGCGATTAAAATCTAAGCTGAAGCtgaaaacattaaaacattaaagCCCAAACGTAACTCATATGCACTTTGGGTTGCAAAAGAGAATAACTAAAGTTGCTTTCGAGGTGAACTTCTGATTGACTTTTAATTGGTACTGAGATGTTTTCTACCTTTTGCAAGTGCCACATGGGCCCACATCAATTAAGCCATGCTGCCGTTTAATTTAACAACTTCCGGCGACAAACTAATTGAAAGCAAAGTTTCCACGGCGTTTGCGGATTTGCGTGGCACAGGATGAATCGGATGGATTCGATGGATTCGCCGGGTTCCATGGGTTCGAATGGAGTGACACTCGCAGCATTGATTAAATCGAAAGTTTTCGAACCCGCTGACTTATCAGCCAAATATTGATAGATCAATGCATCggagttggccaaaactttCTGCTTTGGAAACTTTTCGCGCCCTGGAAGACTGTCTCTTTGACTTACCGCTCGGGAGCTCGAAACTTTTAAAATCAAAGTTGATTTAAGTTTTAAGCTACACACGCATGCATCCAGGAGTAAACTAAAAGGATGCCGAATTCTCAAGTGTATTGGACAAAAAAGCAAAGCAGACACCATTTGCCTCCACCAATATTATGGCAATATTTTTTGGTCACAGTTTTCCCGACCGACTGCATAAATATCAGCTAATCAATATTCATTATTGAAAATTTCCAAGGCGCAAGAAAGCGtaaattttcattaaactTAATTCGTTTAAAAGCTAGAAAACTACTATACGAAAGTTGACAAGCTAatttttaaaggattttaCGTAAGTTAAGAAGcaaatggtttttaatttcTGTAGTAACTTACATTTCTTGGGCTTTTCTTCTGATTGCgtttcatttttattgccatcTGTTGCCAAAATTGAGGCAGGAAAATGTACAACAGGCGGAGATTCCTCAGAAATGCTTCTATAAGagaaaaatgtaacaatattaataaatagtattaataaataaataaaaaaaaagaattaaaaaaagaattgtATGTCTTACAAAATAGAATTGGTGGCACTGAGTGGATGATGATGGTTTTTGGGCTTATTCGAACGCCGCATGGACATTCGTCGCAGGAACTGCTGAAAACTCCCCCGAACATGGTCATCCAAAGGACTCTCCGAGCTTGTATTGGATCTCCTAGCCTCCTCCGACTTCTTCACGTCCGGATTGGCCACCTCCATCGCCGGCGGAGAGGAGGCGTTCCGTGACAGCGGCTGATGATGGGTCACATGCTGTGGCGGCTGCCAGGATTGAACTCGTGGTTCTGGTGCCGCCGTTGCCAAATCACCACCATCCACACTGCTCTCCGCATAGCTGCTGCAACTGGTGGCCAAAACACTGCGGCTCAGCACATCCCCACTGATGGAACTGGACTCCGAAGTGGCCGTCAAAGTGCTGAGGCCACTCAATCGATGGCTGGAATTGGTGTTCCGACTGCCACGACGACCAAGAGTGTGCCGACGCCGTGGACGCATGATGACATCATCTCCCTGGCACTCGTCGATGGGCAGCGGAACATCGTACATCAGATGCCGGGAACCATAGATACTGGAACGTTTGCGCTGCAAGTTGAAGCCACCACAGGATGCATTACCGATGGGATATGACTGCGGATTAAAGGATATGGAAATATTGAACAAATTGAATTACATAAGCTAATCTACCCGTACCACAGACACTTGATCATCCTCCTCGACCACATTCGATTGCATATTGGCCACCGATATACAGCCACTGCCATCAATTGCATCCGCGTGGCATGCCACATTCGCATCCATCGTCACCGAAATCGAGCGCTGTAATCCCAGTTTGCTTACGTTCTTCAGCAATTTCCAGCGCTCACCTGCTGTCTTTTCACCTGGACTGAGTATGTTTATGTATTACTATTGCAATTCGTACATAGAAGTACAAGTGTAGCATTTACTTTTGGGATGGGTTATCATTCTTGGCCTTCGCCATCGCAATGATCGCGTTCCACTCGGCGGTAATTCGCGGTTGCATCAATTCAATGTCCGCATAGCTGCCACACGCTTCAACGCGACCATCTTTTATTGCAATTAACTAAGGGTTAAATAGATAAGCTgtagtaatatattttatactaaaTAAAATCGAATAAGATAGGAATAAGATAAGGGTTTCTTAAGATACAACTGCAACTTTTGCGGactataaatatgcaaaaaggATGAGTTTAAAGACCTCTTAAGAGTAGGTGAAGTAAAGTAATCATATAAAATGTGTATTGTGTCCTAAAGGACTTACGTATTCTGCCTCCTTAATGCGATGCAATTGCTGAGTCACAAGGATAAAAGTTCGATTCGACTTTTGTAGCATCTCACGTATGCAGTGCTGGAATATGTGCTCACCCACCTCGTTGTCAAGTGAAGCCAATGGGTCATCCTAAGCAAAATATAGGAATAttagaaattatatttaataataatagaataataatatatatatgtacagaGCCAATTGACcgcatttattaaattttaaagctcgacataataattgaaacaatttatttaaattatgatACTGTTTTGTGGCCATTTCGACTATTCGGGACCCAGCATCTTGCTGGGCTGCACCCACTCCCTGAAGTCCTCCCGTTGAATGCCATCAAGTATGGCCTCCTGTTCCAAAGTGGTTCCATTGTGATGCGCTGCCTTGGCGATCGCAGCGGATCGTTCGTAGCCAATGTGTGGACTGAGGGCAGTGACCAGCATCAGGGACTCCTTGACGATGCTACCAATCTTGCTCCTATTGGGCTCGATGCCCTCGAGGCAATTGGTGCAAAAGGACTTCATGCCATCGCCCAAAAGTGTAATCGAGCGCAAAACATTGGAGGCAATCATGGGCATAAAGGTGTTCAGCTGAAAGTGGCCAGAGGAACCACCCATGGAGACGGCCACATGGTTGCCCATCACCTGGGCACAGATCATGGACATGGCCTCGCATTGCGTGGGATTCACTTTGCCGGGCATTATGGAACTACCTGGTTCGTTCTCCGGCAGATGTAGTTCACCAAATCCGCAACGTGGTCCCGATCCAAGGAATCGTATATCATTCGCTATCTTCATCACACTCGCTGCAATCGTGTTGAGTTCACCGTGCAGTTCCACCAGGCAATCGCAGGCGGAGATGGATTCAAAAAAGTTCGGGGACTCGACAAAGGGTAGGAATGTTAGCTCGGCTATACGCTTGATGCACTGCGCAGAATATTCCGCCTTGGTGTCCACTTTGGTGCCCACACTGGTGCCGCCCATGGGCAACTGATACAATCGGCACATGGCACAGTCCAATCGCGTCCTTCCGTTCACAAGTTGCTGCTGATAGCCACTGAACTCCTGGCCGAGGGACAGAGGAACTGCGTCCATCAGATGCGTTCTACCAATCTTGATCAAATCCATCCAATCGTTCGACTTCTTGCCCAGCAAATCAATAAAGGTCCTTAAGCTGGGATACAGCGTCTCCTGCAACTGCATGGCCACGGCGATGCGCACGGCTGTCGAGAAGGTGTCATGGGAACTTTGCGCCATGTTGACATGTTCATTGGGATCCACCGGCTCCTTGGAGCCCATCTGACCGCCCAGAATTTCGATGGCTCGATTGCATATAACCTCGTTTACGTTCATGTTTGTGTGCTCGCCGCTTCCATCCTGCCATATAACCAACGGAAAGTGTTCCTCGTCATAGAGTTTGCCCGATATAACATCATCGCAGGCCTTGGAAATGGCATCGCATAGATGCTCCTCCAGACAATGGATTTTGTTCGTCTCCGCAGCTGATTTCTTCACTATGCCCAGGGCTTTTATTAGGGGTCGCTGTGATTTTGGAGATCATAAGAATCTATATTTTCAAAGTCAATACTATCATACTGGCATTCGTTCCTCAACTCCGCCAATTGGAAATTTCATCAGGGATCTCATGGTTTGCGGACCGAACATTCGATCGAGAGGAATGTGCACGGCACCCATCGAATCATATTCAACTCGAGTATCCGGCACTATTAGCCGAGCCAGTTTGTACATCAAACTGAAAATCTCCTTCTGATCGAAAgacattttggaaaattttaatgtgtatatgtgttacgaaatgaaatatttaggCCGAAAAGTACAGGCCAGGAAAAGGTTACGCGATAATGATGAGAGATATATCTCGCTAGAGatataaaatgaatataatttaCTAATTACTAATTTAGCTAAATTACTtagtttcaaaaatatatataagccTACCATAATGACCACATTAGCCGATGAATATATAGCTCGAGCTATGGCAATTCGCTGCCTTTGTCCACCGGAGATATTAATTCCGCGTTCCCCGATAATGGAAAGATCCCCTCGGGGCATTAGCTCAATATCCGGTTTCAGAGCACAGGCTTCCAATACGAAATCATATCGTTTCGGTCGAAAGGACTCTCCGAAAAGTATGTTCTCCCTAATGGTGTCATTCAAGAGCCAAGGTTGTTGTGAAACATAGGAAATAGTGCAGGTTCTAGAACacaaaaagttaaaataaaatcaattactATTTAACATTTGCTTTGGTTCGTTTTGAGAAGGCTTTGGGTTTCTTTCatatctggccatgtccgtatgtccgtTTGTCTGTCCGTTTGTATGTCCGTTTCTCTGTCCGTATAAAAAGTTTGAATACCTTAAGCTCAGTACCAAACTTGTTAGGTGTACATAacaatcttttatgttttaaataccGAATGAGTGACTTAATATAAAGTATCAGAGTTTCCTTATTGAATGCATTTCAggcaatatatacatatataaggaGCATAAATTTGCAAGCCAAATGCGGACAGGAAAGGAAAGCCCCGAAGATACCGCAGAAAAAAGCGTACTCGAACTAACATAGACATTTATTACAGTAATTGAAATTATTGCACATTTGCCGGTTGCCAAGATGCAgttggagatggagatggagatggagatgggaatggggatggaAAGGGGCTGTCGTCCTGAAGGAAGCAATATAAGCAAAGGCCACAGGATCGCAGCGACTTTTGCTGTAAAGGAGGAAGTCTTCGTTTCCACTGCGCGATTTCCATTTCTTAAATGCATTTGTATATGGCCTCCATGCACCCTTTTCCTCTTTCAGCCAGACGGCtatgccatttttattttatgtgcaataaaattaacaacGCACACAGGCGTTTTGTGATAAATTACGAAATCACGTGGCTCGCATTGAAACGACTGTTAAAATATGTTGTATGTCTGCGGTGGATTCGATTGCGGCAGCAACCAACCACTAAAGTTTAAACTATTCCACCTACTTTCTTGGATTTTTGTGCGGGCAAACGGATTGACCTAATATCGCCTAGTTCAGATATTTTTACTAACTAAAGCAGCGAGATAAACTtctaaaattgttttttttaaagtaaacATTAACTGGGTAAGCCAGCTGCAATAcaaattcatatatttttccaaatagttgaaaattatgcaattaatttgataaacgggcaaacacaaacatatCCACTATGTTGCTTagcttctg
The sequence above is a segment of the Drosophila melanogaster chromosome 2L genome. Coding sequences within it:
- the Fum4 gene encoding fumarase 4 — its product is MSFDQKEIFSLMYKLARLIVPDTRVEYDSMGAVHIPLDRMFGPQTMRSLMKFPIGGVEERMPRPLIKALGIVKKSAAETNKIHCLEEHLCDAISKACDDVISGKLYDEEHFPLVIWQDGSGEHTNMNVNEVICNRAIEILGGQMGSKEPVDPNEHVNMAQSSHDTFSTAVRIAVAMQLQETLYPSLRTFIDLLGKKSNDWMDLIKIGRTHLMDAVPLSLGQEFSGYQQQLVNGRTRLDCAMCRLYQLPMGGTSVGTKVDTKAEYSAQCIKRIAELTFLPFVESPNFFESISACDCLVELHGELNTIAASVMKIANDIRFLGSGPRCGFGELHLPENEPGSSIMPGKVNPTQCEAMSMICAQVMGNHVAVSMGGSSGHFQLNTFMPMIASNVLRSITLLGDGMKSFCTNCLEGIEPNRSKIGSIVKESLMLVTALSPHIGYERSAAIAKAAHHNGTTLEQEAILDGIQREDFREWVQPSKMLGPE
- the Sur gene encoding sulfonylurea receptor, which gives rise to MKQLFNIIHCDHLNGHVRSIYDNLNTDICGIDRVRRVFTFFSIFLLLFGLMFVCSRYKKCHKTLLTFHNGRAAISLLLLALNSFDLARIFLPHQNVRNLNRLFQSSPRDLNYLVVIGSGELWNALFSTLLTLMLMLYHRMVERKKATVFLYASTAVEALTFALLSNELFELVRYEDFLELQTCLVAMSAMCMVSLAMLDGLTVYKECYHDDYLDDYGKIGYKHSMATFYSKSCFWWLTPLLWLGYKEPLELEDLGQMKLEDSARSHYDHFLYIYTEKKKKSNSSPSLWYCYIKNSWQMFALGGILKLAGDLFALIGPLAIQKIVEYIEQLYAQASEPPAKSPGNEVANVLLSTSRILGTEFDEVFGTNIDKVRIYSSTWSDLLANGWCIAWIVLLAAITQGALSQASTHILNMTGIRIKTSLQGLIYRKSLLLNADGGCDSSDSAGQVQSTSSTSDEKQKNDDSMATPEHVDNPSEPNISHDIGSITNHMTEDTRNIMEFFLIIHYAWAIPFKIAVVIYLLYMNLGISAVIGSIACIVIMTPLQFFIGNAMSKNAEVIAGYTDERLKRIHDTLVGIKVIKLNAWDEVFLKKIQEARRKELKYLNKDATFWTLMAVLTHIATVLITFVTLGVYVWLHRDQEFDLNASRLFSSLALFQQLTVPLLIFPITVPIIIAARVSTRRLERFLKSSEIQKQFEGIRNMARILSKSDASLDMYETQEKSNMTMRTAQAENRLNEKRLAQKSQTPELATNSTPLLQNAEESAEDISPSTVQELGHNKLVQQRRELLRNTPYVAIRPPKMRGSVMERPVEFSVIRARNTDSWRRDSLLLKMPDDIAVSINDGLFTWQPQSQMPVVQLHVPGIIVPKGKLTIVVGKNGSGKTSLLSALLMEMPLLAGNMFWHKTCTISYVSQQPWLLNDTIRENILFGESFRPKRYDFVLEACALKPDIELMPRGDLSIIGERGINISGGQRQRIAIARAIYSSANVVIMDDPLASLDNEVGEHIFQHCIREMLQKSNRTFILVTQQLHRIKEAEYLIAIKDGRVEACGSYADIELMQPRITAEWNAIIAMAKAKNDNPSQNPGEKTAGERWKLLKNVSKLGLQRSISVTMDANVACHADAIDGSGCISVANMQSNVVEEDDQVSVSYPIGNASCGGFNLQRKRSSIYGSRHLMYDVPLPIDECQGDDVIMRPRRRHTLGRRGSRNTNSSHRLSGLSTLTATSESSSISGDVLSRSVLATSCSSYAESSVDGGDLATAAPEPRVQSWQPPQHVTHHQPLSRNASSPPAMEVANPDVKKSEEARRSNTSSESPLDDHVRGSFQQFLRRMSMRRSNKPKNHHHPLSATNSILSISEESPPVVHFPASILATDGNKNETQSEEKPKKCVNIDSKETTINCDDNCYSASDKELRANVTSSPADQEQHNERHVLAEVAGESGRESMPLARLAIDTERKYGKISDDIYLMYIRAAGLPIITIFFITALIWQCLRVYTDIWLQQWSNVHGRVASKGHVVLHPSEQDHEVTYYFRMYAAISCVCIIMALVSTPAGQYAGCNARRNLHDKLLQTILHKTLHFFQVTPLGRIVNRFSNDMAVIDKKIAATGQRLLQFTLLCLSAILINVTITPWILVLTLPICGAYYLIQKFYRCSARELQRIENATNSPVISHLSETIQGVTTIRAFNQQTRFTEILFKRLEANTIAYALLNTSHRWLGVSLDYLGGCIVFVATVTALTAASVSCRRHYEATTSPSASASPSPFETYAVTKSPSELRPSPSLVGLAINYTLLVPIYLNWVVKLLADMEMYAGSVERIAHYAQGQDADADADADADADVDADLDHEPSSNEDVSAEVDRSSQSDAGDKVYPGATTAAGDVDEDGDQQRIGGARGGGGDCGYRQGHENGAEANADKLNAGNVTGDGNHLNFHHPPATAGDKVEQATTKTSVIKDKQLPPQQDDKDKKVVLPNEPARKLERYQSVPISWPQRGDIHFDNVSLRYEGQKQNVISNLTLKIPAGQRIGICGRTGSGKSSLGLSLFGVLQTTRGHIYIDDVDIQRIRPDELRTRLSIIPQDVHLFNATIRENLDPHGYFQDLQLWNCLELAQLKEFVNGHLPLGLDTVICDGGLNLSAGHRQLLCLARAILRGSVCLVLDEATSVLDSSTESALLKAADLAFRGRTIITIAHRLTTILDYDRLIVLDQGRIVEDGNPRELQQLEGSVFRGLLEKGASKW